One Chlorobaculum limnaeum genomic window carries:
- a CDS encoding VOC family protein produces the protein MNLTGINQITLRVNDVRLVEEFYSGILGFRVDHRAGANISYLRLNSDMLVLVKAETPGTADARDIRVDHFGFRLASDDEVDEAAVYLDDRGVHLVTRPAHRREGRAFFVMDPDGNLIEFYSMKATGLESPVENIDTRTANEIATDSRREMAAGNDIKKTRRSRK, from the coding sequence ATGAATCTGACGGGGATTAACCAGATCACGCTCCGGGTCAACGATGTCCGGCTGGTCGAAGAGTTCTATTCCGGAATTCTCGGCTTCCGTGTGGATCATCGGGCCGGAGCGAATATCTCCTACCTGCGCCTCAATTCTGACATGCTCGTGCTGGTCAAGGCGGAAACGCCGGGCACGGCCGATGCGAGGGATATTCGCGTTGATCATTTCGGATTCAGGTTGGCCTCGGACGACGAGGTTGACGAGGCCGCCGTCTATCTCGACGATCGCGGCGTGCACCTGGTTACCAGGCCTGCGCATCGCCGTGAAGGCCGGGCCTTTTTCGTGATGGATCCGGACGGCAACCTGATCGAATTTTACTCCATGAAAGCCACGGGCCTGGAATCTCCGGTGGAGAACATCGATACCCGCACGGCGAACGAAATCGCCACGGACTCTCGCCGGGAGATGGCGGCTGGCAACGATATCAAAAAGACGAGGCGGTCGAGAAAGTAA
- the gmk gene encoding guanylate kinase, with translation MSAEQVSGRGRLIVFSAPSGTGKSTVAKLVMERLGSLEFSVSATTRQMRPGERDGVDYHFLSREEFEKKIAENGFIEHEFFFGNFYGTLLDKTREAIDAGRNLLFDLDVKGALNLKKIFGERALLVFLKPPSMDELARRLQSRQSESAEALKTRLERAEMELSHANQFDFVVVNDDLERTVDLVASEIARFLPQS, from the coding sequence ATGAGCGCAGAACAGGTTTCGGGCCGGGGCAGGCTGATCGTCTTTTCAGCCCCGTCGGGCACCGGTAAATCGACGGTTGCCAAACTGGTTATGGAGCGTCTCGGTTCTCTTGAATTTTCGGTATCTGCCACGACGCGCCAGATGAGGCCCGGCGAGCGCGATGGCGTCGATTACCACTTTCTGAGCCGCGAGGAGTTCGAGAAAAAGATTGCCGAAAACGGCTTCATCGAACACGAGTTCTTTTTCGGTAACTTCTATGGAACGCTGCTCGACAAAACGCGCGAGGCAATCGATGCGGGCCGCAATCTGCTTTTTGATCTCGATGTGAAGGGTGCGCTGAATCTCAAAAAAATTTTCGGAGAGCGGGCGTTGCTCGTTTTTCTCAAACCCCCGAGCATGGATGAGCTTGCCCGGCGTTTGCAGTCTCGCCAGAGCGAGAGCGCCGAGGCGTTGAAAACCCGTCTCGAACGGGCGGAGATGGAGCTTTCCCATGCCAATCAATTTGATTTTGTCGTGGTCAATGACGATCTCGAACGCACGGTCGATCTTGTCGCTTCGGAGATCGCCCGGTTTCTTCCACAATCATAA
- a CDS encoding OmpH family outer membrane protein: MKKAVSGFLFMSLTLGMTLSAPQAFAADNTQKIGVVDYGRIFQMMPETKTADQSLQTMKNQSGAELAKQQNALQSAIQAYQKSGKPNAVKEKELRAQQENLQKSAMEKQRLLSQKEQELIAPIRQKIDATVASVAQKDGYSMIFDKSARVYGDAQSDITFKVLDQLKIK, translated from the coding sequence ATGAAAAAAGCAGTATCAGGTTTTCTGTTCATGTCGCTCACGCTTGGCATGACTCTCTCGGCTCCACAGGCTTTTGCCGCTGATAATACCCAGAAAATCGGCGTGGTCGATTACGGCAGGATTTTTCAGATGATGCCGGAAACCAAAACCGCCGACCAGTCTCTTCAGACGATGAAAAACCAGAGCGGCGCGGAGCTTGCCAAACAGCAGAACGCGCTCCAGAGCGCCATCCAGGCCTATCAGAAGTCCGGCAAGCCGAACGCGGTCAAAGAGAAAGAGCTTCGCGCCCAGCAGGAGAACCTGCAGAAAAGCGCCATGGAGAAGCAGCGGCTGCTCTCCCAGAAGGAGCAGGAGCTGATCGCGCCGATCCGTCAGAAAATCGATGCAACCGTCGCTTCGGTCGCGCAGAAGGATGGTTACAGCATGATTTTCGACAAGAGCGCCCGCGTGTATGGCGATGCCCAGTCGGACATCACCTTCAAGGTGCTCGACCAGCTTAAAATCAAGTAA
- the lptC gene encoding LPS export ABC transporter periplasmic protein LptC produces MFSAVGCSAPKKESRMSAAAVSAKEMPAQESWNVTLVVSDNGRTKTIVSARHASEYRQGEKQEIRLDGGLSVQLFNRDGDATLITAGRGIVHDNHDIEAFDNVVIRSADGTVIRTEHIWRTSHDRMIRSDKYVTISGPSRTIRGYGFESDEAMKHYRIFHASGEALSK; encoded by the coding sequence GTGTTCAGCGCCGTCGGCTGTAGCGCTCCCAAAAAGGAGTCTCGCATGTCGGCGGCTGCCGTTTCGGCAAAAGAGATGCCTGCCCAGGAGAGCTGGAATGTCACGCTCGTGGTTTCGGACAATGGCAGGACCAAAACGATTGTCAGCGCTCGCCATGCATCTGAATACCGTCAGGGAGAGAAACAGGAGATCCGTCTCGATGGCGGACTCAGTGTGCAACTGTTCAACCGTGATGGAGACGCTACCCTTATTACGGCAGGCCGGGGCATCGTGCACGACAATCACGATATCGAAGCGTTCGACAACGTCGTCATCCGTTCGGCTGACGGCACGGTCATTCGCACCGAACACATCTGGCGCACCAGTCACGACCGCATGATTCGATCAGACAAATATGTCACGATTTCCGGCCCCTCCCGCACTATTCGGGGATATGGCTTCGAAAGCGACGAAGCCATGAAACACTACAGGATTTTCCATGCCAGCGGTGAAGCCTTATCCAAATAA
- the panD gene encoding aspartate 1-decarboxylase: MKLHMLKSKIHNAIVTSGDLEYEGSITIDKELLEMADMMANEKVLVVNNNNGERFETYIIEGTRGLREIQLNGAAARCALPGDEIIIMTFAEMEPEEARNWQPMIVIVDRMNNPKRRHRVGAENEYLG, from the coding sequence ATGAAATTACACATGCTCAAATCCAAGATCCACAACGCCATCGTTACCAGTGGAGACCTTGAATATGAAGGAAGCATCACCATCGACAAGGAGCTGCTCGAAATGGCCGACATGATGGCCAACGAGAAGGTGCTGGTGGTCAACAACAACAACGGCGAGCGATTCGAGACCTATATCATCGAGGGTACCCGCGGCCTGCGCGAAATCCAGCTCAATGGCGCGGCGGCCCGCTGCGCGCTGCCCGGCGACGAGATCATCATCATGACCTTCGCCGAAATGGAGCCCGAAGAGGCGCGTAACTGGCAACCGATGATCGTCATCGTTGACCGGATGAACAATCCGAAGCGCCGCCACCGGGTGGGCGCGGAGAACGAATATCTCGGCTGA
- a CDS encoding 6-phosphofructokinase, translated as MHIGVLTGGGDAPGINACIKTIVTTSAEKGYRVTGIRRGWNGLLAFNPDEAASRAEHISDLDPELVRRIDRTGGTLLHTSRVNPGNLKKKEIPAFLRNSPHRLRSGLHHSGNFDLTDHVLRSIEALGLDVIIVIGGDDTIGYAEHLSRKGVKVIGVPKTMDNDVYGSDYCIGFGTAVTRSVQYIHQLRTSSGSHERITVVELFGRNTGETCLVSAYLAGVDRALIPEAPFDPETLAEFVIQDKVANPSQYAMIAISEGARMVGSKMIEYCGRRYDEDGHEPAGIGQLTRETLSMLTGQEVICQPLGYLMRSGIPDALDLMVGFNFAQLAVELVAEGTFGVMVALQQGIYTCLPLAEVSSNTKQVDISELYDLRYYRPKMRSVMGKPMFLY; from the coding sequence ATGCATATCGGTGTCCTGACCGGCGGCGGCGACGCGCCCGGAATCAACGCATGTATCAAGACCATCGTGACGACCAGCGCCGAAAAAGGGTATCGGGTGACCGGTATTCGCCGGGGCTGGAATGGCCTCCTGGCGTTCAATCCCGATGAAGCGGCCAGTCGCGCCGAGCATATTTCCGATCTCGATCCCGAGCTGGTCCGGCGAATCGACCGCACCGGCGGCACCTTGCTTCATACCAGCCGGGTCAACCCCGGAAACCTAAAAAAGAAAGAGATTCCCGCTTTTCTCCGCAACTCGCCGCACCGGTTGCGTTCAGGCCTTCATCACTCCGGAAACTTTGATCTGACCGATCATGTGCTCCGGAGCATCGAAGCGCTCGGGCTCGATGTGATCATCGTCATCGGCGGCGACGACACGATCGGTTACGCCGAGCATCTCTCCCGCAAGGGGGTCAAGGTGATCGGCGTGCCGAAGACGATGGACAACGATGTCTACGGTTCGGACTACTGCATCGGCTTCGGCACTGCGGTCACCCGGAGCGTGCAGTACATCCACCAGCTTCGAACAAGCTCCGGCTCGCACGAGCGTATCACCGTCGTCGAGCTGTTCGGACGCAACACCGGCGAAACCTGCCTCGTCAGCGCCTATCTCGCGGGCGTCGACCGCGCCCTCATTCCTGAGGCGCCCTTCGATCCCGAAACTCTCGCCGAGTTCGTGATTCAGGACAAGGTGGCCAATCCGAGCCAGTACGCCATGATCGCCATCAGTGAAGGGGCGCGGATGGTCGGGAGCAAGATGATCGAGTATTGCGGGCGTCGGTACGACGAAGATGGCCACGAGCCTGCCGGAATCGGCCAGTTGACTCGCGAAACCCTCTCGATGCTCACCGGCCAGGAGGTGATCTGCCAGCCGCTCGGCTACCTGATGCGTTCCGGTATTCCCGATGCGCTCGACCTGATGGTGGGCTTCAACTTCGCCCAGCTCGCCGTGGAGCTGGTCGCCGAAGGCACCTTCGGCGTCATGGTGGCGCTTCAGCAGGGTATCTACACCTGCCTGCCGCTTGCGGAGGTCTCATCCAACACCAAACAGGTCGATATCAGCGAACTCTACGACCTGCGCTACTACCGCCCGAAGATGCGAAGCGTCATGGGCAAGCCGATGTTTCTTTATTAG
- a CDS encoding sugar phosphate nucleotidyltransferase: protein MSLAIVIMAAGKGTRMKSDLPKVLHEANGKPLVAYVIEKSQALDPGKIVLIVGHQAGLVRNATAGFPVDYALQEPQLGTGHAVMQAEPFLKDFEGEVVILSGDAPLFTARTLGALIGFHRSRQAVATVLTAEMDDPTGYGRIIRNGGGEEVLKIVEQKDATEAEKAVTEINSGVYVFNAAELFSALHGITNKNAQGEYYLTDVFGICFGKGKKVCAYKVADANEIRGINTPEQLREAELLLQGEEYL from the coding sequence ATGAGCCTTGCAATTGTCATCATGGCCGCCGGTAAAGGCACGCGAATGAAATCGGATCTCCCGAAGGTGCTGCACGAAGCGAACGGCAAACCGCTGGTGGCGTATGTCATCGAAAAATCGCAGGCGCTCGATCCCGGAAAAATCGTGCTCATCGTCGGTCACCAGGCCGGGCTGGTTCGAAACGCAACCGCAGGATTTCCGGTCGATTACGCCCTGCAGGAGCCGCAGCTCGGCACCGGCCACGCCGTCATGCAGGCCGAACCGTTTCTGAAGGATTTCGAGGGAGAGGTCGTTATTCTTTCAGGCGACGCGCCGCTCTTCACGGCCCGTACCCTCGGGGCGCTGATCGGGTTTCACCGTTCGCGGCAGGCGGTCGCCACGGTGCTGACCGCCGAGATGGACGATCCGACAGGCTACGGACGGATCATCAGAAACGGCGGCGGCGAAGAAGTATTGAAAATCGTCGAGCAGAAGGATGCCACGGAGGCGGAAAAAGCGGTAACGGAAATCAACTCCGGCGTTTACGTCTTCAACGCCGCCGAGCTGTTTTCCGCCCTGCACGGCATCACCAACAAGAACGCCCAAGGCGAATACTACCTCACCGACGTGTTCGGCATCTGCTTCGGCAAAGGCAAAAAGGTGTGCGCCTACAAGGTAGCCGACGCCAACGAAATCCGCGGCATCAATACCCCTGAACAGCTCCGCGAAGCCGAACTTCTGCTTCAGGGCGAAGAGTATTTGTGA
- a CDS encoding DNA-directed RNA polymerase subunit omega, with product MSVQPVDLNKLRSTHENLYETVVAISKRAREIHEEERAELEERLLPYKEMIRNPASESESEKVFPEQIAISVEFECREKPSQQAVAQYFDHQYDYVLEKITETRVAETEDEDESDGD from the coding sequence ATGTCGGTCCAACCAGTAGATTTGAACAAGCTGAGAAGTACGCATGAAAATCTCTATGAAACTGTTGTAGCCATTTCGAAGAGAGCGAGGGAGATTCACGAAGAGGAGCGGGCTGAGCTCGAAGAGCGCTTGCTGCCGTACAAGGAGATGATCCGGAATCCCGCTTCGGAGTCCGAATCGGAAAAGGTGTTTCCCGAACAGATCGCCATCAGCGTCGAGTTCGAGTGCCGTGAAAAACCGTCCCAGCAGGCGGTGGCGCAGTATTTCGATCACCAGTACGATTATGTTCTCGAAAAAATCACTGAAACCAGGGTAGCGGAGACCGAGGATGAAGATGAATCTGACGGGGATTAA